A single Denticeps clupeoides chromosome 7, fDenClu1.1, whole genome shotgun sequence DNA region contains:
- the LOC114793980 gene encoding immunoglobulin lambda-1 light chain-like, with product MLGIFCTLITALAYVSGQKVLTQEPEVSLKIGADAKFHCNIVRDEGYYVSWYKQVPGEAPQFVLRFYRSHSSPDLYGTGFSSSRFTSKASSSTDYQLIISNVEVEDSAVYYCGTWDSSASAAVFGKGTKLFVTDSTLPAPAVTLFPPSSEDLQSLQVTLVCLVQDVSVGFADVRWTVGGSPVTSGVFTGPAEQQPNKKFRMSTYLTTQTSEWSSDKEFSCEVSAAGTSASKKMKKSDCST from the exons ATGCTGGGGATCTTTTGCACCCTCATCACTGCTCTGGCAT ACGTCAGCGGTCAGAAAGTTTTAACTCAGGAACCAGAAGTTTCTTTGAAGATTGGTGCTGATGCAAAATTTCACTGCAACATTGTAAGAGATGAGGGCTATTATGTTTCTTGGTATAAGCAGGTTCCAGGTGAAGCTCCTCAGTTTGTGTTGAGGTTCTATCGTTCTCACAGCTCACCTGATCTTTATGGAACTGGCTTTTCATCCAGTCGCTTCACATCTAAAGCTTCATCAAGTACAGACTACCAGTTGATAATCAGTAATGTGGAGGTGGAAGACTCTGCTGTGTATTACTGTGGAACATGGGACAGCTCTGCTAGTGCTGCT GTATTCGGCAAAGGAACCAAGCTGTTTGTCACGG ACTCCACActtcctgctcctgctgtgactctcttccctccatccaGTGAGGATCTCCAGTCACTCCAAGTCACTCTGGTGTGTTTGGTTCAGGACGTGTCCGTGGGCTTCGCCGATGTCCGCTGGACCGTCGGTGGGAGTCCAGTCACCAGTGGGGTCTTCACTGGTCCTGCTGAGCAGCAGCCCAACAAAAAGTTCAGAATGAGCACCTATTTGACCACACAGACGTCCGAGTGGAGCAGCGACAAGGAGTTTTCATGTGAAGTGTCTGCTGCTGGGACAAGTGCCTCTAAGAAGATGAAGAAATCTGACTGCAGCACCTGA
- the LOC114793982 gene encoding immunoglobulin lambda-1 light chain-like — MLGILCTLITALAGISGVTVVTQSPPDLTKSKGQTVTMDCNLGTVTGSTARWYKQVPGGIPQFVLFFYHSHSTPTYGSGFSSPKFTSKHTSKSDYSLIINDVEMGDSAVYYCSTWAANKWVFGKGTKLFVTDSTLPAPAVTLFPPSSEDLQSLQVTLVCLVQDVSVGFADVRWTVGGSPVTSGVFTGPAEQQPNKKFRMSSYLTTQTSEWSSDKEFSCEVSAAGTSASKKMKKSDCST; from the exons ATGCTGGGGATCCTCTGCACCCTCATCACTGCTCTGGCAG GTATCAGTGGTGTTACTGTGGTGACACAGAGTCCTCCTGATCTCACCAAGAGTAAAGGACAAACGGTCACTATGGACTGTAATCTGGGGACAGTAACTGGTTCAACTGCTCGGTGGTATAAACAAGTTCCTGGAGGAATTCCTCAGTTTGTCCTTTTCTTTTACCACTCTCATAGCACTCCAACTTATGGTTCTGGTTTCTCATCTCCTAAATTCACCTCTAAACACACATCAAAGTCAGATTACAGTCTGATAAttaatgatgtggagatgggaGACTCTGCTGTGTATTACTGTAGTACATGGGCTGCTAATAAGTG GGTATTCGGCAAAGGAACCAAGCTGTTTGTCACGG ACTCCACActtcctgctcctgctgtgactctcttccctccatccaGTGAGGATCTCCAGTCACTCCAAGTCACTCTGGTGTGTTTGGTTCAGGACGTGTCCGTGGGCTTCGCTGATGTCCGCTGGACCGTCGGTGGGAGTCCAGTCACCAGTGGGGTCTTCACTGGTCCTGCTGAGCAGCAGCCCAACAAAAAGTTCAGAATGAGCAGCTATTTGACTACACAGACGTCTGAGTGGAGCAGCGACAAGGAGTTTTCATGTGAAGTGTCTGCTGCTGGGACAAGTGCCTCTAAGAAGATGAAGAAATCTGACTGCAGCACCTAA
- the LOC114793745 gene encoding immunoglobulin lambda-1 light chain-like isoform X2, with translation MLGILCTLITALAGISGVTVVTQSPPDLTKSKGQTVTMDCNLGTVTGSSARWYKQVPGGIPQFVLFFHHSHSAPTYGSGFSSPKFTSKHTSKSDYSLIINDVEVGDSAVYYCNTWDDSAKEYVFGKGTKLFVTDSTLPAPAVTLFPPSSEDLQTLQVTLVCLVQDVSMGFADVRWTVGGSPVTSGVFTGPAEQQPNKKFRMSSYLTTQTSEWSSDKEFSCEVSAAGTSASKKMKKSDCSA, from the exons ATGCTGGGGATCCTCTGCACCCTCATCACTGCTCTGGCAG GTATCAGTGGTGTTACTGTGGTGACACAGAGTCCTCCTGATCTCACCAAGAGTAAAGGACAGACCGTCACTATGGACTGTAATCTGGGGACAGTAACTGGTTCATCTGCTCGGTGGTATAAACAAGTTCCTGGAGGAATTCCTCAGTTTGTGCTTTTCTTTCACCACTCTCATAGCGCTCCAACTTATGGTTCTGGTTTCTCATCTCCTAAATTCACCTCTAAACACACATCAAAGTCAGATTACAGTCTGATAATTAATGATGTGGAGGTGGGAGACTCTGCTGTGTATTACTGTAATACATGGGACGACTCTGCTAAGGAGTAC GTATTCGGCAAAGGAACCAAGCTGTTTGTCACGG ACTCCACActtcctgctcctgctgtgACTCTGTTCCCTCCATCCAGTGAGGATCTCCAGACACTCCAAGTCACTCTGGTGTGTTTGGTTCAGGACGTGTCCATGGGCTTCGCTGATGTCCGCTGGACCGTCGGTGGGAGTCCAGTCACCAGTGGGGTCTTCACTGGTCCTGCTGAGCAGCAGCCCAACAAAAAGTTCAGAATGAGCAGCTATTTGACCACACAGACGTCCGAGTGGAGCAGCGACAAGGAGTTTTCATGTGAAGTGTCTGCTGCTGGGACAAGTGCCTCTAAGAAGATGAAGAAATCTGACTGCAGCGCCTAA
- the LOC114793745 gene encoding immunoglobulin lambda-1 light chain-like isoform X1, which produces MISDWLFQKPRPLHTQTDSLFETLQCLLSSLQAAQLELKRDSTTHCDMLGILCTLITALAGISGVTVVTQSPPDLTKSKGQTVTMDCNLGTVTGSSARWYKQVPGGIPQFVLFFHHSHSAPTYGSGFSSPKFTSKHTSKSDYSLIINDVEVGDSAVYYCNTWDDSAKEYVFGKGTKLFVTDSTLPAPAVTLFPPSSEDLQTLQVTLVCLVQDVSMGFADVRWTVGGSPVTSGVFTGPAEQQPNKKFRMSSYLTTQTSEWSSDKEFSCEVSAAGTSASKKMKKSDCSA; this is translated from the exons ATGATCAGTGATTGGCTGTTTCAAAAGCCCCGCCCTCTTCACACCCAGACTGACTCCTTATTTGAGACCCTGCAGTGTCTCCTGTCCTCACTCCAAGCTGCTCAGCTGGAACTTAAGAGGGACTCCACCACACACTGCGACATGCTGGGGATCCTCTGCACCCTCATCACTGCTCTGGCAG GTATCAGTGGTGTTACTGTGGTGACACAGAGTCCTCCTGATCTCACCAAGAGTAAAGGACAGACCGTCACTATGGACTGTAATCTGGGGACAGTAACTGGTTCATCTGCTCGGTGGTATAAACAAGTTCCTGGAGGAATTCCTCAGTTTGTGCTTTTCTTTCACCACTCTCATAGCGCTCCAACTTATGGTTCTGGTTTCTCATCTCCTAAATTCACCTCTAAACACACATCAAAGTCAGATTACAGTCTGATAATTAATGATGTGGAGGTGGGAGACTCTGCTGTGTATTACTGTAATACATGGGACGACTCTGCTAAGGAGTAC GTATTCGGCAAAGGAACCAAGCTGTTTGTCACGG ACTCCACActtcctgctcctgctgtgACTCTGTTCCCTCCATCCAGTGAGGATCTCCAGACACTCCAAGTCACTCTGGTGTGTTTGGTTCAGGACGTGTCCATGGGCTTCGCTGATGTCCGCTGGACCGTCGGTGGGAGTCCAGTCACCAGTGGGGTCTTCACTGGTCCTGCTGAGCAGCAGCCCAACAAAAAGTTCAGAATGAGCAGCTATTTGACCACACAGACGTCCGAGTGGAGCAGCGACAAGGAGTTTTCATGTGAAGTGTCTGCTGCTGGGACAAGTGCCTCTAAGAAGATGAAGAAATCTGACTGCAGCGCCTAA